A genome region from Lactobacillus sp. ESL0791 includes the following:
- a CDS encoding PTS sugar transporter subunit IIC has product MMAKKSKFSDIINNKIIPFAMKIANFKFVGAIRDGFGSILPLILTGSIFLIVINFPVLLHFDGTMAHIFGPEWSVKLNYAVNGTFNLMGLVAAMSIAYFYAKSWKLDPVGPAIANLAAFVVTIPATKDLGIPLSETGSLGLFVAMIFAYISVRIFKFMSDHHVEIKMPETVPPAVAKSFSAMFPTIVVIIITWLVRLFVEAMNWGSINAIIQKVLGIPLMKVTGGYLGGLVYVLTVHLLWCVGIHGGNVANSIMSPIFLAQLDQNRKAFAAHMALPNIITDSFWVFVHIGGSGMLLALALLMLWKSKSAQNKEVAKLGIVPTIFSVNEPIMFGLPVIMNPIMLIPYVLSVVVAFTIAYFSMKFGIVPKTNGIVIHWTTPIFVSGYLATGSFRGVLLQLVNLLVSMGIYFPFFRKYDQTLYEQEQAKAMEKDMATTE; this is encoded by the coding sequence ATGATGGCGAAGAAAAGTAAATTTTCAGATATTATAAACAACAAGATTATTCCTTTTGCTATGAAAATAGCTAATTTTAAATTTGTCGGTGCCATTCGTGATGGCTTTGGGTCCATTCTACCGCTGATTTTAACAGGTTCCATTTTCTTAATAGTTATTAACTTCCCGGTATTACTGCATTTCGATGGTACGATGGCTCATATTTTTGGGCCGGAATGGTCAGTTAAACTTAATTATGCAGTTAACGGAACGTTTAACTTGATGGGCCTAGTAGCGGCAATGTCGATTGCGTATTTTTATGCGAAGTCTTGGAAGCTGGATCCAGTCGGCCCAGCGATCGCCAACTTGGCAGCTTTTGTGGTAACGATTCCTGCCACCAAGGATTTGGGCATCCCGTTATCTGAAACGGGCAGTTTAGGCTTATTCGTGGCGATGATTTTTGCTTACATTAGTGTTCGCATTTTCAAGTTTATGAGCGATCACCACGTAGAAATTAAAATGCCAGAAACGGTTCCGCCCGCAGTTGCTAAATCCTTTTCTGCAATGTTTCCGACGATCGTTGTAATTATTATTACTTGGCTTGTCAGACTATTTGTTGAGGCCATGAACTGGGGCAGTATCAATGCCATCATTCAAAAGGTTCTGGGAATTCCGTTAATGAAGGTTACTGGCGGCTACTTGGGTGGCTTAGTCTATGTCTTGACCGTTCATTTGTTATGGTGTGTCGGAATTCACGGCGGCAATGTTGCCAACTCCATTATGAGCCCAATCTTTCTTGCACAATTAGACCAAAACCGTAAGGCTTTTGCTGCACACATGGCTTTACCGAATATCATTACTGATTCATTTTGGGTATTTGTTCATATTGGCGGTTCTGGCATGCTTTTAGCCCTTGCATTATTAATGCTATGGAAATCAAAGAGTGCCCAAAATAAAGAAGTTGCTAAATTAGGAATTGTGCCCACCATCTTCTCTGTCAACGAACCAATTATGTTTGGTTTACCGGTGATAATGAATCCAATCATGCTGATTCCTTACGTGCTTTCCGTTGTAGTTGCCTTTACAATTGCCTACTTTTCAATGAAATTCGGCATTGTTCCGAAAACTAATGGGATCGTTATTCACTGGACTACACCTATTTTTGTGAGCGGTTATCTGGCGACCGGTAGTTTCCGCGGTGTCTTATTACAGTTAGTTAATCTCTTAGTATCAATGGGCATTTACTTCCCGTTCTTTAGAAAATATGACCAGACGCTTTATGAACAAGAGCAGGCAAAAGCCATGGAAAAGGATATGGCGACAACTGAGTAG
- a CDS encoding GntR family transcriptional regulator, which yields MVKFVDNNSDKPLYDQLKNLLEEKIITDYHCGELLPTERKLALSYDVSRTTVRIALQKLAQEGLVERIQGKGTVVSNFKKIQKINATQSNFAKQMLEQQKKPRMKLLKVELAKYTKELEHDFYMNSENELLKVEQLYCGDDIPVLFEKTYFAYDKFKKIDLTVFEKKSTEEVITEGYSSEAIFVYDKLDIVSAPSTRLIRKLQLKKSCPLLKIERKYLNQMNELISLIYSWARPDMYSYNVMYRKYNNE from the coding sequence TTGGTTAAATTTGTTGATAATAATTCGGATAAACCGCTGTATGATCAATTGAAAAATTTGTTGGAAGAAAAGATCATCACCGATTATCACTGTGGTGAATTACTACCCACCGAAAGAAAATTAGCTTTATCTTATGATGTCAGCCGGACAACTGTGCGGATTGCCCTGCAAAAGTTAGCACAAGAGGGCTTGGTTGAGCGAATCCAGGGCAAGGGGACAGTCGTTTCCAATTTTAAAAAAATTCAAAAAATCAATGCAACGCAGAGTAATTTTGCTAAACAGATGCTTGAACAGCAGAAAAAGCCTAGGATGAAGCTGCTTAAAGTAGAACTTGCAAAATATACTAAAGAGCTGGAACATGATTTCTATATGAATTCTGAAAACGAGCTGCTTAAGGTGGAACAGCTGTATTGCGGCGATGATATTCCAGTTTTATTTGAGAAGACCTATTTTGCATATGACAAATTTAAGAAAATTGATCTTACAGTCTTTGAAAAAAAGTCTACTGAAGAAGTAATCACTGAAGGATACAGTTCGGAAGCAATCTTTGTGTATGATAAACTGGATATTGTTTCTGCGCCTTCAACTAGGCTGATTAGGAAACTGCAGCTAAAAAAGAGCTGTCCTTTGCTTAAGATTGAACGCAAATATCTAAATCAGATGAATGAACTGATCAGTTTGATTTACAGTTGGGCACGCCCAGATATGTACAGTTACAATGTGATGTATCGTAAATATAATAATGAATAA
- a CDS encoding 6-phospho-beta-glucosidase gives MYSAKMPKGFLWGGAVAAHQLEGAWNVDGKGVSMADVMTVGSATKPREITDGVLPGKNYPNHSAIDFYHHYDEDIKLMAEMGFKAFRTSIAWTRIFPNGDDQEPNEAGLKFYDDLFDTCHKYGIEPVITLAHFEMPYHLAKKYNGFTNRKVIDFFLRFATVCFKRYKNKVKYWMTFNEIDNQANYSNDFSMATNSGILFKKGMTDEEKEAAMYQAAHYELVASALAVKVGHKINPDFQIGCMINYSPVRPLTPSSEDVLLADKFEQGRDWFSDVHVFGEYPRAVEAYIERKGYRLDITDEDRIVLKEGTVDYVSFSYYQTTTVSAEKVKPDELSDLAKAIAVNPTLERSDWGWEIDPVGLRIALNHLTDRYHKPLFIVENGLGAFDKVEKDGSIHDDYRVDYLRKHISEMEKAVAIDGVDLMGYLPWGPIDLVSAGTGQMDKRYGFIYVDKNDAGEGTLKRSRKDSFYWYKKVIKSNGTDLD, from the coding sequence ATGTATTCAGCAAAAATGCCAAAAGGCTTTCTTTGGGGTGGCGCCGTTGCAGCACATCAGCTTGAGGGTGCGTGGAATGTTGACGGCAAAGGCGTATCAATGGCAGATGTAATGACCGTTGGTTCGGCAACCAAGCCAAGAGAAATTACGGATGGCGTCCTGCCGGGTAAGAACTATCCTAACCATTCTGCGATTGATTTTTATCATCATTATGATGAAGACATCAAATTAATGGCAGAAATGGGCTTTAAAGCATTTAGAACTTCAATTGCATGGACAAGAATTTTTCCTAATGGTGATGATCAAGAACCTAACGAGGCCGGCTTAAAATTTTACGATGACTTGTTTGACACTTGCCATAAATATGGCATCGAACCTGTAATCACTTTGGCACACTTTGAAATGCCTTACCATTTAGCCAAAAAGTACAACGGTTTTACCAACCGCAAGGTGATCGATTTCTTCCTCCGCTTTGCAACCGTTTGTTTCAAGCGTTACAAGAACAAGGTTAAATACTGGATGACCTTCAATGAAATCGACAATCAGGCTAACTACAGTAATGATTTTTCAATGGCCACCAATTCCGGTATTTTATTCAAAAAGGGAATGACTGATGAAGAAAAAGAAGCAGCAATGTACCAAGCTGCACACTATGAACTAGTTGCTTCCGCATTAGCCGTTAAAGTTGGCCATAAAATTAATCCTGACTTCCAAATCGGCTGCATGATTAACTATTCACCGGTTCGGCCTTTAACTCCATCTTCAGAAGATGTTTTGCTGGCCGACAAATTCGAACAGGGACGTGATTGGTTCTCAGATGTCCATGTCTTTGGTGAGTATCCGCGTGCGGTTGAAGCTTACATCGAACGCAAAGGCTACCGTCTTGATATTACCGATGAAGATCGCATCGTATTAAAAGAAGGAACAGTTGACTATGTTTCCTTCAGCTACTACCAAACAACCACTGTTTCAGCTGAAAAAGTTAAACCCGATGAATTGAGTGACTTAGCAAAAGCAATTGCAGTCAACCCAACTCTTGAGCGCAGTGATTGGGGCTGGGAAATTGATCCTGTTGGCCTGCGAATTGCCTTGAATCACTTAACCGACCGTTACCATAAACCATTATTCATTGTTGAAAACGGCTTGGGCGCTTTTGATAAGGTTGAAAAGGATGGTTCAATTCACGATGATTACCGTGTGGACTACCTAAGAAAACACATTTCAGAAATGGAGAAGGCCGTTGCCATTGATGGAGTTGACCTAATGGGCTATCTGCCATGGGGCCCAATTGACCTTGTTTCCGCCGGAACCGGACAGATGGACAAACGTTATGGCTTTATCTATGTCGACAAAAATGACGCGGGTGAAGGTACTCTGAAACGGTCACGGAAAGATTCATTTTACTGGTACAAAAAAGTGATCAAGTCAAATGGAACTGATCTAGACTAA